In Bacillus sp. BGMRC 2118, a genomic segment contains:
- a CDS encoding VOC family protein — protein sequence MIKRIYETHLEVTDVKRTIEFFEGKLGLKVGYGNETSDAVFFWVGEVGASMLGVWKVPEGELHGNHFAFEVDIAFLKNAKQWLNERGIQTIGSQGLTNREPIVQAWMPAASVYFLDPDGNKLEFIAMLDGEPLKNIPRKYYLSEWEELHKQN from the coding sequence ATGATTAAACGAATCTACGAGACACATTTAGAAGTAACAGATGTAAAGAGAACCATAGAATTCTTTGAAGGAAAACTAGGGTTGAAGGTTGGATATGGAAATGAAACAAGCGATGCGGTGTTCTTTTGGGTTGGAGAAGTTGGAGCATCTATGCTTGGTGTATGGAAGGTACCTGAAGGTGAATTGCATGGAAATCACTTCGCTTTTGAAGTAGATATAGCATTTCTGAAAAATGCAAAACAATGGTTGAACGAAAGAGGCATCCAAACAATCGGCAGTCAAGGATTAACAAACAGAGAACCTATCGTACAAGCCTGGATGCCAGCTGCAAGTGTATACTTCCTCGATCCAGACGGAAACAAATTAGAATTTATTGCAATGCTTGATGGAGAACCCTTGAAGAATATACCTAGAAAATATTATTTAAGTGAATGGGAAGAATTGCATAAGCAGAATTGA
- a CDS encoding VOC family protein has protein sequence MKQSIIYETHIETKNLTKAIIFYQELGLHLAHVIPERKVAFFWIGDATKKEQMLGVWETPEETFRPSHFAFGISYENLLQVPTFLAEIGIELTPSFGLDTSEPVVHTWMPAACYYFSDPDGNSLEYISLLKQEANDRLPVMHLSKWLEINE, from the coding sequence ATGAAGCAGTCTATTATTTATGAAACACATATAGAGACGAAAAATCTCACGAAAGCTATAATTTTTTACCAAGAGCTTGGCCTGCATTTGGCTCATGTAATACCAGAGCGAAAGGTAGCGTTTTTTTGGATTGGTGATGCAACGAAAAAGGAACAAATGCTAGGGGTATGGGAAACACCAGAAGAAACCTTTAGACCCTCACATTTTGCGTTCGGAATTTCGTATGAAAACTTGTTGCAGGTTCCTACCTTTCTTGCTGAAATAGGAATTGAATTAACTCCTTCCTTTGGCTTAGATACAAGTGAACCAGTTGTCCACACATGGATGCCGGCTGCATGCTATTATTTTTCAGATCCAGATGGTAATTCATTAGAATATATCTCACTTCTTAAACAAGAAGCGAATGATCGTTTACCAGTCATGCATTTGAGTAAGTGGTTAGAGATCAATGAATAA
- a CDS encoding glycine zipper family protein: protein MSFGISIGVALGLTVFDNIGLGIPIGMSMGIAIGAGMDADAKKKGKTL from the coding sequence ATGTCGTTCGGTATTAGTATAGGTGTTGCACTTGGATTAACGGTTTTTGATAATATTGGACTTGGGATTCCAATCGGTATGAGTATGGGGATTGCCATTGGTGCAGGAATGGATGCGGATGCAAAGAAGAAGGGGAAAACGTTATAA
- a CDS encoding 5-formyltetrahydrofolate cyclo-ligase, whose amino-acid sequence MTTKQDIREEKWQYLTEHKLGRFPFPLQNRIPNFKGAEKAAHFVTTMPEYQQAQVIKVNPDSPQLPIRAQVLKDGKTLLVPIPRLKAGFIIVKPEWVPKGEERKAASLSHIKTYGKEIPLSKMPRVDLFFTGSVALHTDGRRVGKGEGYSDREYAIMRELGNADVPIIGTIHSAQITDKDVPRDKYDLTVDWIVTESGIIQTNSPYPKPSGIEWDLVTEEELEDMPVLKEIRELTGK is encoded by the coding sequence ATGACAACAAAACAAGACATTCGCGAGGAAAAGTGGCAATACTTGACGGAACATAAATTAGGAAGATTCCCCTTTCCATTGCAAAATCGGATTCCTAATTTCAAAGGAGCCGAAAAGGCAGCACACTTTGTGACAACCATGCCTGAGTATCAGCAGGCTCAGGTCATTAAGGTAAACCCGGATTCTCCTCAATTACCGATACGTGCTCAAGTGCTGAAAGACGGAAAAACTCTGCTCGTTCCCATTCCTAGACTGAAGGCCGGATTTATCATTGTAAAGCCAGAATGGGTTCCAAAAGGAGAAGAACGAAAAGCTGCCAGTCTCTCTCATATTAAAACCTATGGTAAGGAAATTCCTTTGTCTAAAATGCCTAGAGTAGATCTATTTTTCACAGGTTCTGTTGCCTTACACACAGATGGCAGACGAGTTGGAAAAGGTGAAGGCTATTCTGACCGTGAATATGCGATTATGAGAGAACTTGGTAATGCGGATGTTCCGATTATCGGTACGATTCACAGTGCGCAAATTACAGACAAAGATGTCCCACGAGACAAATATGACCTCACAGTGGATTGGATTGTGACAGAGTCAGGAATCATTCAAACGAATTCCCCTTATCCGAAGCCAAGCGGCATTGAATGGGACCTTGTTACTGAGGAAGAATTAGAAGATATGCCTGTATTGAAGGAAATACGGGAGCTTACTGGAAAATAA
- a CDS encoding NAD(P)H-dependent oxidoreductase, producing MNIVIISGTPRKTGRTRMVATFLSKTYSMDLFDLSSEQVPLYNGEEEQDRIPSVQKLRNLVNEADGVIFVTPEYHNGMSGALKNALDFLSSAHFDQKPVALLAVCGGGKGGINALNNLRIVSRGLYANAIPRQLVLDPLALDYDLEAVKPEYIDAVEAVVDELKHYAKIHRLVKQEQLI from the coding sequence ATGAACATTGTCATTATTAGTGGAACACCACGAAAAACAGGAAGAACAAGAATGGTTGCAACTTTTTTATCAAAGACATACAGCATGGATTTGTTCGATTTAAGTTCAGAACAAGTACCTTTATATAATGGTGAAGAAGAACAAGATCGCATACCATCTGTGCAGAAACTTCGAAATCTAGTAAACGAGGCAGACGGAGTGATTTTTGTAACGCCTGAATATCACAACGGAATGAGCGGAGCGCTGAAAAACGCATTAGACTTCTTAAGCAGCGCACATTTTGATCAAAAGCCGGTTGCACTTCTCGCTGTTTGTGGTGGGGGAAAAGGTGGAATTAATGCGCTAAATAATTTACGAATCGTATCCAGAGGTTTATATGCAAATGCCATACCGCGTCAGTTAGTGCTTGACCCACTTGCTCTTGACTATGACCTAGAAGCTGTTAAGCCTGAGTATATTGATGCAGTTGAAGCAGTAGTGGACGAATTAAAGCACTATGCAAAGATTCATAGACTAGTAAAGCAAGAACAATTGATTTAA